One segment of Prionailurus bengalensis isolate Pbe53 chromosome X, Fcat_Pben_1.1_paternal_pri, whole genome shotgun sequence DNA contains the following:
- the LOC122477862 gene encoding olfactory receptor 1468-like, with amino-acid sequence MHQGNQSISKFFLLGLTVGSEQQKLIFMLFLCMYLVTMVGNLLIILAIINDAHLHSPMYFFLANLSFNDICFTTTTIPKMLADIPSQSPTISFAGCLTQMYFFMLLVDLDNFLLAAMAYDRYVAICHPLHYAALLNPKRCALLVVTPWVISNLVSILHLSLLSLLTICDQRKIPHFFCDLEPILRFACSDTQINDLTILVVGGAVIFIPFTFIIVSYAIICCTVLGVASAKGKWRTFSTCGSHLSAVALFYGSIVGVYFLPSSAYSAERDKVAAIIYTIVTPMMNPFIYSLRNKDMKGALRRLFSKKTFFWRWLALP; translated from the coding sequence ATGCACCAAGGAAACCAAAGTATCTCCAAATTCTTCCTCCTGGGACTCACTGTGGGGTCTGAACAGCAAAAGCTCATCTTTATGCTGTTTCTGTGCATGTATCTGGTCACCATGGTAGGAAACTTACTTATCATCCTGGCTATTATCAATGATGCTCACCTTCATagccccatgtacttcttccttgccaatctaTCCTTCAATGACATCTGCTTCACAACCACCACAATCCCCAAAATGTTGGCAGACATCCCAAGCCAAAGCCCAACCATCTCCTTTGCAGGATGCCTCACACAAATGTACTTTTTTATGTTGCTGGTGGACCTGGACAATTTCCTTTTGGCAGCCATGGCATATGACCGGTATGTTGCCATCTGTCACCCATTACACTATGCTGCATTACTGAACCCCAAGCGTTGTGCCCTGTTGGTAGTGACTCCATGGGTCATCTCCAATCTTGTCTCAATACTGCATCTCAGTCTGCTGAGTCTCTTGACTATCTGTGATCAGAGAAAAATCCCACACTTTTTCTGTGACCTGGAACCCATTTTAAGGTTTGCTTGCtcagacactcaaatcaatgaCTTGACAATCCTAGTTGTTGGGGGAGCAGTTATCTTTATCCCCTTCACCTTCATTATTGTCTCCTATGCCATTATTTGTTGCACTGTACTTGGGGTTGCTTCAGCCAAAGGGAAGTGGAGAACTTTCTCCACTTGTGGCTCCCATCTCTCAGCTGTGGCCCTCTTCTATGGATCCATTGTTGGGGTATACTTTCTCCCCTCTTCTGCCTACTCAGCAGAAAGGGATAAGGTAGCTGCCATCATATATACAATTGTAACTCCCATGATGAACCCCTTCATTTATAGTCTGAGGAACAAGGACATGAAAGGAGCACTGAGGAGACTATTCAGCAAGAAAACCTTTTTCTGGAGGTGGTTAGCCCTGCCATAA